GTAGGCGGGCACTTGTGAACGGTTTCACAACCGTCCGGCTGCTGGACGCGGCGGCAACGTCCGTGCCGTGCTCCCTGGACGGTCACTCCCCCTCGGAGATCCAGCTCATCATCGGCCGCAGCCTGCGCCCGGTCTGCTCCACCGGGTGCTCGGTGTTCTCCTGGTAGTAGCGCTTGTACTTGGTGAGGCCGCCGTCGTACTCCGCCATCCACTCGCGGGCGAAGGACCCGTCGGTGATCTCGCCCAGGATCTTCCTCATCTCGGCCTTCGTGGCGTCGGTGACCAGCCTCGGGCCGCGCGTGTAGCCGCCGTACTCGGCGGTCTCGGAGACCGACCAGTACATCTTCGAGATGCCGCCCTCGTACATCAGGTCGACGATCAGCTTCACCTCGTGCAGGCACTCGAAGTAGGCGACCTCCGGCTGGTAGCCGGCCTCGATCAGCGTCTCGAACCCGGCCTTGATGAGCTCGGAGAGCCCGCCGCACAACACGGCCTGCTCCCCGAAGAGGTCGGTCTCCGTCTCCTCGGTGAAGGTCGTCCTGATGGCTCCGGCGCGGGTGCCGCCGATGCCCTTGGCGTAGGACTTCACCAGGTCCCACGCGTTGCCCGTCGCGTCCTGCTCGACCGCGACCAGGACCGGGACGCCGCGCCCGTCGACGAACTGGCGGCGGACGAGGTGGCCGGGCCCCTTCGGCGCCACCATGCACACGTCGACGCCGGCCGGCGGCCGGACCAGGTCGTAGCGGATGTTCAGGCCGTGACCGAAGAACAGCGCGTCGCCGTCGACCAGGTTGGGCTCGATCGCCTCCTCGAAGAGCCTGCGCTGGACCGGGTCCGGCGCCAGCACCATGACCAGGTCGGCCTCCTCGCAGGCCTCGAACGGCGTGACGACCCGCAGCCCCTCCGCGTCGGCCCGCTCGCGGCTCTTCGAGCCCTCCGGCAGGCCGACGCGCACGTCGACGCCGGAGTCGCGCAGCGAGAGCGCGTGCGCGTGGCCCTGGCTGCCGTAGCCGAGGACGGCCACGTTGCGGCCCTGGATGACCGACAGGTCGGCGTCGTCGTCGTAGTAGAGCTCAGCCACGGTTCTTCGTCTCCTCTAGCGGGCGATGGGAGTCACGGTCGACTGGCGGGCCGACCGGTCGGTGATGGACCGGGGACCGCG
The sequence above is a segment of the Actinomycetes bacterium genome. Coding sequences within it:
- the ilvC gene encoding ketol-acid reductoisomerase, giving the protein MAELYYDDDADLSVIQGRNVAVLGYGSQGHAHALSLRDSGVDVRVGLPEGSKSRERADAEGLRVVTPFEACEEADLVMVLAPDPVQRRLFEEAIEPNLVDGDALFFGHGLNIRYDLVRPPAGVDVCMVAPKGPGHLVRRQFVDGRGVPVLVAVEQDATGNAWDLVKSYAKGIGGTRAGAIRTTFTEETETDLFGEQAVLCGGLSELIKAGFETLIEAGYQPEVAYFECLHEVKLIVDLMYEGGISKMYWSVSETAEYGGYTRGPRLVTDATKAEMRKILGEITDGSFAREWMAEYDGGLTKYKRYYQENTEHPVEQTGRRLRPMMSWISEGE